One Acetobacter oryzoeni genomic window, CACACCCTCGCCATCTGGCCTGCCCCGCGTTAAGCGCAACCCCCCTCGTCACTCGTGGCATCACGCCAAATATTATATTTTATTTTAAGAAGCATGCTGATACTGCGAGATTCGCTTAAACCCGCCCTGTCTGGCTGGAAGTGGCATGCCCCTGATGTGAAGCAAAGAGGTTAAAGACAGCACAGACATGACAACAGAAACACCGGCAGCATTCCGTATGGGATCTTGGAAGACATTGTTTCTTCCCCTGCCATGCAGCATCTTCGCACATGGCTGGTTTCTGTTTTGTCTGCGCACATGGCTGTCTGCTGTTCTGGCACTTTCTACCGCTTTCTGGCTCCAGCTTTCCTCCCCCGGTTCTGCTGCCGTTACGGTTATGATTCTGGCACAGCCCACACGTGGGCAGGTGCTCTCCAAAGCACTTTACCGGCTGGCTGGCACAATTATTGGCGCGTTTGTCGCGCTTTTTCTAACCGCCTGCTTTAATCAGGAACGAGGGGTGTTTCTGGGCGGTGTGGCGCTATGGCTCACCCTATGCACCATTATGGGCACATTGGAGCGAGACTTCCGTGCCTATGCGGCCATGCTTTCTGGCTACACCGTAGCCATTGTGGGCATTAGCTGCATTGATAACCCGGCTTCCATCTTTGATGTTACCGTTAACCGTGTGTCCGCCATTGTGGTGGGCATTGCGGCCACGGCAGCCATTAACGATGTGTTTGGCTCCCCCACCGCGTTTGAAAAACTGGCAGCCAACCTGCGCCGCACAGGTGAAATGGTGCAACGCATTGCGCGTGATGCCGTAGCCGGCCACGGCGTGCCGGATGACATGACATGCGCTGGCCTTGCGGGCGAAATTATTGCCCTGACATCTCAGGTCTCATTCGCCAAAACCGAGCTTGCTGATGCCAAGCTGCGCCTTGCCGGTGCACGTTCTGCCATGGTGGCGCTACTGGAAATGCTAACCTGTAGCCGTGCCATTGCCAACGTGCTGCGCCGCGGCAACATCTCCGGCCCCATACTCAAACACATCCGCACATCGTTTGGGGATGGTACACCAGTAGAATCCCCACTTCAGGCCGTGCATGATCTGGAAGATCTGGCCAAGGAAGCCCATGCTGAGGAAGCCTCGCTTGGGCCAACGCTGGATGAAGCGTGGCTGATTGAGCGCTCCATGGCGCTTCTGTCTGACGCGCGATGGGCGGCAGATGGTATAGATGCGCTCCAGCATGGGCAGCGGGCCCGCACACAGGCGCCGGAACTCAAGATCGATCAGCATCATGATGTTATTGCGGCCCTCCTCAACGGCCTGAGAACCCTGATTGGGTTTTCCGTTGCCGCCGGGCTTTGCATTATCTCTGATATTCCTGCCACCTACAGCGCGCTTTCTCAGGTGGCCATTATTCTCACTTTGGCGGCCACCACTTATAATGCGCGCGGTTTTGGCATGGGGGCCCTTATCGGCACACCTTTGGCTATTGCCGTGGCCGCGGTGCTGAACTTTGGCGTGTTGCCCCACGGCGCAGACATGCCTTTTCTGGCAATGGCTATTCTCCCAAT contains:
- a CDS encoding FUSC family protein; this encodes MTTETPAAFRMGSWKTLFLPLPCSIFAHGWFLFCLRTWLSAVLALSTAFWLQLSSPGSAAVTVMILAQPTRGQVLSKALYRLAGTIIGAFVALFLTACFNQERGVFLGGVALWLTLCTIMGTLERDFRAYAAMLSGYTVAIVGISCIDNPASIFDVTVNRVSAIVVGIAATAAINDVFGSPTAFEKLAANLRRTGEMVQRIARDAVAGHGVPDDMTCAGLAGEIIALTSQVSFAKTELADAKLRLAGARSAMVALLEMLTCSRAIANVLRRGNISGPILKHIRTSFGDGTPVESPLQAVHDLEDLAKEAHAEEASLGPTLDEAWLIERSMALLSDARWAADGIDALQHGQRARTQAPELKIDQHHDVIAALLNGLRTLIGFSVAAGLCIISDIPATYSALSQVAIILTLAATTYNARGFGMGALIGTPLAIAVAAVLNFGVLPHGADMPFLAMAILPIIFGGCLLLMNPKTATIGFNAGVFFFVILGVANQQNYEPSAFIDRNVLYLFAAIIIFISLVLLLPPSATGRRFRVGITIGHDLLLQFEGHGEQAGSALISRHYDRLCRILEWNRYLPNNKAKQRVFSRLASLDELNVELARARRHLQRAATIPAIRLDAESAYRATIIYNVDSALYRMKRKARVLLDHSINLPHGQMATALAAVSAMVGAIHLLEHNRSALHLYDLVPVPDQQWKAR